A single Plasmodium sp. gorilla clade G2 genome assembly, chromosome: 7 DNA region contains:
- a CDS encoding sporozoite threonine and asparagine-rich protein — protein sequence MIHIFYKTAICTLLIWTTLFYSNKNLKCNIYYDNNNLSTYIIKNDRLLSEFQSNFLGGGYSAALKLVNSKKSGTNLNIRNNSENNSTNTKLPANSSTSTNINTKLAGNSSTTTSTTKVTENNKTNIKSAGNSSSTINTNLTDNANATKKTTENIITTQTLTGNNTTITNTSSTQHNSNIKTNIISTNNSNSNTNTNTNLTDNTNATKKPTENIITTQTLTGNNTTSTNISSTQHNSNIKTNVISTDNSNINTKLTDNTNATKKPTENIITTQTLTVNNTAITNTSSTQHINSINTNPSSTDNSNTSTNLTDSTSTTKKLIGNQNTTQDLTTSTITNTTSTDNNNNTNIASTDNDNTKITSTDNDNTKITSTDNDNTKITSTDNDNTKITSTDNDNTDIKVTDNNHINITSTENNDTDIKITDNNNNNTNIASTDHNNTNTISTENNNTDTKVSDNNNNNTNIESTDHNNTHTISTENNNTDTKVSDNNNNTNTISTDNINTDIDIADNNNTNTISTDNNNTEINVTDNNNNNTNTISTDNNNTEIDVTDNNNNTNTTSTENNNTNKISTDNNNVNTILTDNNNTYTISTDNNNINTISTDNNNDTSTISTDDNNNTNTTSTENNNTNTISTENNNTDTKVSDNNNNDTSTISTDNNNNSTNTISEENNYTNQYVFANNEDETSTDDEINNDSNNNSEEKENIKSMINAYLDKLDLETVRKIYSDISTCIENKNNTINKAAHLKKNLKNMFNIIKFIMVIYIAFNWSEVIYKYAGKLILAFALYILIN from the exons atgatacatattttttataagacAGCCATATGTACTCTCCTAATCTGGACAACATTGTTTTATTCTAATAAa aatttaaaatgtaatatttattatgataacAACAATTTatcaacatatattataaagaatGACAGATTATTGTCAGAATTTCAATCGAACTTTCTAGGGGGAGGATATAGTGCAGCTTTAAAATTAGTAAATAGTAAAAAATCAGGAACAAATCTAAATATAAGGAATAATTCAGAAAATAATAGTACAAATACAAAATTACCAGCAAATAGTAGTACatctacaaatataaatacaaagtTAGCAGGAAATAGTAGTACAACTACAAGTACTACAAAAGTaacagaaaataataaaacaaatataaaatcagCAGGAAACAGTAGTTCAActataaatacaaatttaACAGATAATGCCAATGCAACCAAAAAAACaacagaaaatattattacaactCAAACTTTGACAGGAAATAATACTACAATCACAAATACATCCTCAACACAacataatagtaatattaaaacaaatataatttcaacaaataatagtaatagtaatactAATACTAATACAAATTTAACAGATAATACTAATGCAACCAAAAAACCAAcggaaaatattattacaactCAAACCTTAACAGGAAATAATACTACATCCACAAATATATCTTCAACACAacataatagtaatattaaaacaaatGTAATTTCAACagataatagtaatattaatacaaaattAACAGATAATACTAATGCAACCAAAAAACCaacagaaaatattattacaactCAAACATTAACAGTAAATAATACTGCAATCACAAATACATCCTCAACACAACATATTAATAGCATTAATACAAATCCAAGTTCAACAGATAATAGTAATACTAGTACAAATTTAACCGATAGTACTAGTACAACTAAAAAGTTAATTGGTAATCAAAACACAACACAAGATTTAACAACAAGTACTATTACAAATACAACATCaacagataataataataatacaaatatagcATCAAcagataatgataatacaaaaataacATCAAcagataatgataatacaaaaataacATCAAcagataatgataatacaaaaataacATCAAcagataatgataatacaaaaataacATCAACAGATAATGATAACACAGACATAAAAGTAACtgataataatcatataaatataacatcaacagaaaataatgacacagacataaaaataacggataataataataataatacaaatatagcATCAACAgatcataataatacaaatacaaTATCaacagaaaataataatacagacACAAAAGTATcggataataataataataatacaaatatagaATCAACAGATCATAATAATACACATACAATATCaacagaaaataataatacagacACAAAAGTATcggataataataataatacaaatacaaTATCAACAGATAATATTAACACAGACATAGATATAGcggataataataatacaaatacaaTATCAacagataataataacacaGAAATAAATGTAAcggataataataataataatacaaatacaaTATCAacagataataataacacaGAAATAGATGTAAcggataataataataatacaaatacaaCATCAACagagaataataatacaaataaaatatcaacagataataataatgtaaatacaatattaacagataataataatacatatacaatatcaacagataataataatataaatacaatatcaacagataataataatgacacAAGTACAATATCAacagatgataataataatacaaatacaaCATCAACagagaataataatacaaatacaaTATCAacagaaaataataacacaGACACAAAAGTATccgataataataataatgacacAAGTACAATATCtacagataataataataatagtacaaATACTATAtcagaagaaaataattatacaaaCCAATATGTCTTTGCtaataatgaagatgaaACAAGTACAGATGATGAGATAAATAAtgattcaaataataattcagaagaaaaagaaaatattaaatcaaTGATTAACGCTTATTTAGACAAGCTAGATTTAGAAACTGTtcgtaaaatatattcagaTATAAGTACAtgtattgaaaataaaaataataccaTTAATAAAGCAgcacatttaaaaaaaaatttaaaaaatatgtttaatataattaaattcataatggttatatatattgcttTTAATTGGAGTgaagtaatatataaatatgcagGAAAATTAATTCTAGCTTTtgctttatatattttaattaattaa
- a CDS encoding lysophospholipase, putative: protein MVSNELDCEEYKTNNTKLDGTTSINSFYNRDGLLLRTYSWIVKGAIGIFVLVHGLNSHIRFQFLRHNADIVSNDKVIIKDLDDYYIYKDSWIEKLNEQGYSVYGLDLQGHGESEGWENLRTNVKNFDDLVYDFIQYIKIINDSIQSENEDNNCSLNMIENCMSDNDVYENNTTENDIFENVKDINDISECETIQMDSYENNIIETNKDSPIPIYIMGLSMGGNIVLRALQLLEKELHPNKYMNIKGCISLSGMIMLEKLSSVNSFKFKGMYDIMKFLGNHFPKNRLFKRFKFSKHPYINDLIFYDKLRYQKWITGQFAFQLLKAIENLREDINYLPKDMPLLFIHSKDDSVCSFEGAMEFFNDIDIENKEFYPLDIMEHLLPMEPGNEQVLGKILDWISNLNNNDNSSEENIIDDDTEEEEIIEEFINNDNN, encoded by the coding sequence atggtATCTAATGAATTAGATTGTGAAGagtataaaacaaataatactAAATTAGATGGTACAACAAgtataaattctttttataataggGATGGTTTATTATTAAGAACCTATTCATGGATAGTAAAAGGAGCTATAGGTATATTTGTATTAGTACATGGTTTAAATTCACATATAAGGTTCCAATTTTTACGACACAATGCAGATATAGTTAGTAATGATaaggtaataataaaagacttagatgattattatatatacaaagaTAGTTGgatagaaaaattaaatgagcAAGGTTATTCAGTCTATGGTTTAGATTTACAAGGGCATGGAGAATCTGAAGGATGGGAAAATTTAAGAACtaatgtaaaaaattttgatgatttagtatatgattttatacaatatattaaaataattaatgatTCTATACAATctgaaaatgaagataataattgTTCATTAAATATGATTGAAAATTGTATGAGTGATAATGatgtatatgaaaataatactacagaaaatgatatatttgaaaatgtTAAGGATATAAATGACATATCTGAATGTGAAACTATACAAATGGAttcatatgaaaataatataattgaaACTAATAAAGATTCTCCTAttccaatatatataatgggTTTATCTATGGGAGGAAATATAGTTTTAAGAGCTTTACAattattagaaaaagaaCTACAcccaaataaatatatgaatataaaaggaTGTATATCTTTATCTGGAATGATAATGCTTGAAAAATTATCGTCAgttaattcttttaaatttaaaggTATGTATGATATAATGAAATTTTTGGGTAATCATTTTCCGAAAAATAGACTTTTTAAAAGATTCAAATTTTCTAAACATCCATATATTAATGatcttatattttatgataaaTTGAGATATCAAAAATGGATAACTGGTCAGTTTGCTTTTCAGTTACTTAAAGCCATTGAAAATTTAAGAGaggatataaattatttaccAAAAGATATgccattattatttattcattcaaAAGATGATTCTGTATGTTCCTTTGAAGGAGCCATGGAATTTTTCAATGATATtgatattgaaaataaagaattttaTCCTCTAGATATTATGGAACATTTGTTACCTATGGAACCTGGAAATGAACAAGTGTTAGGGAAAATCTTAGACTGGATATCTAATTTGAACAATAACGATAATAGCagtgaagaaaatataattgatGATGACacagaagaagaagaaattattgaagaatttataaataatgataataattaa
- a CDS encoding stevor PIR protein, putative: protein MNMGHLKMLLFFFIFNTFLLLQNVNYRNNHYNISHIPYNTQRTTTKSRVLAEIERSNNPHYHNDPELKEIIDKLNEEAIKKYQQTYDPYEQLQDVVEKKGTKIRSTYGAEPMSTLEKELLEIYEEMFGDQNSIMLKSGINCNQNDKSCEFTNKENSSTNSFLSNTVHNKYLDNLRTGCIGSVNTCALSSIITGSYGVTAGVTAAKAAIASYYVSTSSAKLTEFLVGIKVFFDSLVTSALGSIGSTGPVANTALSGITSASTGAFFPYGMAIVSLIAVTIIVILLYILLRKRRKNTWKHDCKKHLCT from the exons atgaatatgggTCATCttaaaatgttattatttttctttatttttaatacatttttattattacaaaat gTAAATTACCGAAATAACCATTATAATATTAGCCACATACCATATAACACACAAAGAACAACGACCAAATCAAGAGTGTTAGCAGAAATAGAGAGATCAAACAATCCTCATTATCATAATGATCCAGAACTCAAAGAAATAATTGATAAATTGAACGAAGAAGCAATCAAAAAATATCAACAAACTTATGATCCATATGAACAATTACAAGACGTGgttgaaaaaaaaggaaCAAAAATTAGAAGTACATATGGTGCAGAACCTATGTCAACCTTAGAAAAAGAATTACTGgaaatatatgaagaaatGTTTGGTGATCAAAATTCTATTATGTTAAAATCGGGTATAAACTGCaatcaaaatgataaatcTTGTGAATTCACAAATAAGGAAAATTCATCCACCAACTCATTTTTATCGAATACAGTACACAATAAATATTTGGATAATTTAAGAACTGGTTGTATTGGATCTGTTAATACATGTGCACTTTCGTCTATAATTACAGGAAGTTATGGTGTTACTGCTGGTGTTACTGCAGCTAAAGCGGCAATTGCAAGTTATTATGTTTCAACTTCATCTGCTAAATTGACAGAATTTCTTGTTGGTATAAAAGTATTTTTTGATAGTTTAGTTACAAGTGCTCTTGGTTCTATTGGTTCTACGGGTCCTGTTGCAAACACTGCATTGTCTGGTATTACAAGTGCTTCCACTGGAGCTTTTTTTCCTTATGGTATGGCAATTGTTTCGCTTATTGCAGTAACTATTATAGtgatacttttatatatattgttacgcaaaagaagaaaaaatacatgGAAACATGATTGCAAGAAACATTTATGTacgtaa